One window from the genome of Carassius carassius chromosome 15, fCarCar2.1, whole genome shotgun sequence encodes:
- the LOC132157642 gene encoding protein cornichon homolog 4-like isoform X1 — MAIVTRHGRLSSARRNDRKRQQRKRKCKNGGGRVHFIPRRLLCFNIPLRVFRILDKLSSGVKMSVFLCSVLVISLTRSQIITLSDLECDYINARSCCSKLNKWVVPEMIAQALAMLLMLGSMHWFVFLLNFPVASWNVYRYVKVPVGNMGVYDPTEIHNRGQLKSHMKEAMIKLGFHLLCFFIYLYSMILALIND, encoded by the exons ATGGCGATAGTAACTCGACACGGACGCCTCAGCAGCGCGAGAAGAAACGACCGGAAGCGGCAGCAGCGAAAGCGGAAGTGCAAAAATGGAGGCGGCCGTGTTCATTTCATCCCTCGTCGACTGCTGTGCTTTAATATTCCTCTCCGTGTATTTCGTATCCTTGATAAACTCTCGAGCGGAGTGAAGATGAG TGTATTCCTCTGTTCTGTTCTTGTTATTTCCCTAACCCGGTCTCAGATCATCACTCTGTCTGATCTGGAGTGTGATTACATCAATGCTCGCTCCTGCTGCTCCAAACTCAACAAA TGGGTCGTTCCTGAGATGATCGCTCAGGCTCTGGCCATGCTCCTCATGCTGGGCTCCATGCACTGGTTTGTGTTCCTGCTCAACTTCCCCGTGGCGTCCTGGAACGTTTACAG ATACGTGAAGGTTCCTGTGGGGAACATGGGAGTGTACGATCCCACAGAGATTCACAACAGAGGCCAGCTCAAATCCCACATGAAGGAAGCCATGATCAAACTGGGCTTCCACCTCCTCTGCTTCTTCATCTACCTGTACAG CATGATCCTGGCTCTCATCAACGACTGA
- the LOC132157642 gene encoding protein cornichon homolog 4-like isoform X2 — translation MEAAVFISSLVDCCALIFLSVYFIITLSDLECDYINARSCCSKLNKWVVPEMIAQALAMLLMLGSMHWFVFLLNFPVASWNVYRYVKVPVGNMGVYDPTEIHNRGQLKSHMKEAMIKLGFHLLCFFIYLYSMILALIND, via the exons ATGGAGGCGGCCGTGTTCATTTCATCCCTCGTCGACTGCTGTGCTTTAATATTCCTCTCCGTGTATTTC ATCATCACTCTGTCTGATCTGGAGTGTGATTACATCAATGCTCGCTCCTGCTGCTCCAAACTCAACAAA TGGGTCGTTCCTGAGATGATCGCTCAGGCTCTGGCCATGCTCCTCATGCTGGGCTCCATGCACTGGTTTGTGTTCCTGCTCAACTTCCCCGTGGCGTCCTGGAACGTTTACAG ATACGTGAAGGTTCCTGTGGGGAACATGGGAGTGTACGATCCCACAGAGATTCACAACAGAGGCCAGCTCAAATCCCACATGAAGGAAGCCATGATCAAACTGGGCTTCCACCTCCTCTGCTTCTTCATCTACCTGTACAG CATGATCCTGGCTCTCATCAACGACTGA
- the LOC132158016 gene encoding WD repeat-containing protein 26-like, whose amino-acid sequence MQANGTGAQEPEPESCRNGESSSSAAGAVHSNGLLSSANNGLPSIESPASDSSTKKKKRLSQSDEDVIRLIGQHLRGLGLDQTVDLLMQESGCRLEHPAATKFRNHVMEGEWEKAESDLNELKALMHSPSAVVRMKFLLLQQKYLEYLEDGKILEALQVLRAELTPLKYNTERIHVLSGYLMCSLPDDLRAKAEWEGKGTASRSKLLDKLQTFLPPSVMLPPRRLQTLLRQAVELQRDRCLYHNTKLDSGLDNVSLLIDHVCSRKQFPCYTQQILTEHCNEVWFCKFSNDGTKLASGSKDTTVIIWQVDPDSHQLKQLKTLEGHAYGVSYLAWSPDDTYLIACGPDDCSELWLWNVQTGELRTKMSQSHEDSLTSVAWNPDGKRFVTGGQRGQFYQCDLDGNLLDSWEGVRVQCLWCVSDGRTVLASDTHQRIRGYNFEDLTDRNIVQEDHPIMSFTVSKSGRLALLNVATQGVHLWDLQDRVLVRKYQGVTQGFYTIHSCFGGYNEDFIASGSEDHKVYIWHKRSELPIAELTGHTRTVNCVSWNPVLPGLMASASDDGTLRVWGPAPFLDSQETEGLTGTKPLISQHAARLS is encoded by the exons ATGCAGGCCAACGGGACCGGAGCACAGGAACCGGAGCCGGAGTCCTGCAGGAACGGGGAGTCCTCGTCCTCCGCCGCGGGAGCGGTGCACTCCAACGGTTTGCTGTCCTCCGCGAATAACGGACTGCCGTCCATCGAGAGCCCTGCGTCTGACAGCAGCACGAAGAAGAAGAAACGACTGTCCCAGAGCGACGAGGACGTGATCCGGCTCATCGGACAACATCTCCGTGGGCTGGGACTCGA TCAAACGGTGGACCTGTTGATGCAGGAATCGGGCTGTAGACTTGAGCATCCTGCTGCTACCAAGTTCAGGAATCATGTGATGGAGGGAGAATGGGAGAAG GCTGAGAGCGACCTGAACGAGCTGAAAGCACTGATGCATTCCCCCAGCGCTGTGGTG CGGATGAAGTTCCTGCTCCTGCAGCAGAAGTATCTGGAGTATCTGGAGGACGGGAAGATTCTGGAAGCGCTGCAGGTGCTCCGAGCCGAACTCACGCCCCTGAAGTACAACACTGAACGCATCCACGTCCTCAGCGG GTACCTGATGTGCAGTCTTCCCGATGACCTGCGAGCTAAAGCAGAGTGGGAAGGCAAAGGGACGGCCTCACGATCCAAACTCCTCGACAAGCTGCAGA CGTTTCTGCCCCCGTCTGTGATGTTGCCGCCCCGTCGTCTGCAGACACTCCTGCGGCAGGCCGTGGAGCTGCAGAGAGACCGCTGTCTCTACCACAACACCAAACTGGACAGCGGACTGGACAATGTGTCTCTGCTCATAGACCACGTGTGCAGCAG GAAACAGTTCCCCTGCTACACCCAGCAGATCTTGACAGAGCACTGCAATGAAGTCTGGTTCTGTAAATTCTCCAACGACGGCACCAAACTGGCCTCGGGGTCCAAAGACACAACAGTCATCATTTGGCAGGTTGACCCT GATTCTCACCAGCTCAAGCAGCTGAAGACGTTGGAGGGTCATGCCTATGGGGTTTCCTATCTGGCCTGGAGCCCCGACGACACGTATCTGATAGCGTGCGGCCCGGACGACTGCTCCGAGCTCTGGCTGTGGAACGTGCAG ACAGGGGAACTGAGAACTAAAATGAGCCAGTCCCATGAGGACAGCCTGACCAGCGTGGCCTGGAATCCAGATGGCAAGCGTTTCGTTACCGGAGGTCAGAGAGGCCAGTTCTACCAGTGT GATCTGGACGGAAACCTGCTGGACTCCTGGGAGGGCGTCCGTGTTCAGTGTCTGTGGTGTGTGAGTGACGGCAGGACAGTTCTGGCCTCTGATACACACCAGCGCATCCGTGGATATAACTTTGAAGATCTGACCGACAGGAACAT AGTTCAAGAGGACCATCCGATCATGTCCTTCACCGTGTCAAAGAGCGGGAGATTAGCTCTGTTAAATGTCGCAACTCAG GGAGTTCATCTGTGGGACCTGCAGGACCGTGTGTTAGTCAGGAAGTACCAGGGTGTGACTCAGGGCTTCTACACCATACACTCCTGCTTTGGCGGCTACAACGAAGACTTTATCGCCAGTGGCAGTGAAG ATCACAAAGTGTACATCTGGCACAAGCGCAGCGAGCTGCCCATAGCGGAGCTGACGGGTCACACGCGCACAGTCAACTGTGTGAGCTGGAACCCTGTGCTGCCGGGCCTGATGGCCAGCGCCTCGGACGACGGCACCCTGAGGGTCTGGGGTCCCGCACCCTTTCTGGACTCGCAGGAGACCGAGGGGCTCACCGGTACGAAACCCCTCATCAGTCAACATGCTGCTCGTTTGTCGTAA